In Burkholderia contaminans, the following proteins share a genomic window:
- the mraZ gene encoding division/cell wall cluster transcriptional repressor MraZ encodes MFQGASALTLDAKGRMSVPARYREALQGQAEGRVTVTKHPDGCLLLFPRPEWEVFRAKIAALPMDAHWWRRIFLGNAMDVDLDSAGRILVSPELRMAAGLEKEVMLLGMGSHFELWDSQTYNAKEQAAMAQGMPDALKNFTF; translated from the coding sequence GTGTTCCAAGGGGCGTCGGCGCTGACGCTCGATGCGAAAGGGCGGATGTCGGTGCCGGCTCGCTATCGCGAAGCGCTGCAAGGACAGGCAGAAGGACGGGTGACTGTGACCAAGCACCCGGACGGCTGCCTGTTGCTGTTTCCGCGCCCCGAATGGGAAGTATTCCGCGCCAAGATCGCCGCGCTGCCGATGGACGCGCACTGGTGGCGGCGCATTTTTCTCGGCAATGCGATGGATGTCGATCTCGACAGCGCGGGCCGGATTCTCGTATCGCCCGAGCTGCGCATGGCAGCCGGACTGGAAAAGGAAGTCATGTTGTTGGGAATGGGTAGTCACTTCGAGCTGTGGGATTCGCAGACCTACAACGCGAAGGAGCAGGCGGCGATGGCGCAGGGCATGCCCGACGCGCTGAAGAATTTCACGTTCTGA
- a CDS encoding porin: MKKSLLALVALGAFAGAAHAQSSVTLYGIIDEGLLFNNNAGGKHLYSMASGVMQGSRFGLRGTEDLGGGLKAIFTLENGFDVNSGKLGQGGLMFGRQAYVGLSSQYGTVTLGRQYDSVVDFVGPLEAGDQWGGYIAAHPGDLDNFNNAYRVNNAVKFTSQTYGGFSFGGLYSFGGQAGQFSKNQVWSLGAGYNNGPLVLGVGYLNARTPNQFGGMFNNGSASSSVSSPIYGAYANNANTYQVIGAGGAYTFGAATIGATYSNTKFKGFSAGPFVNQTATFNNGEINFKYQLTPALILGAAYDYTQGSKIDGNSAAKYHQGSLGVDYFLSKRTDVYAIGVYQHASGNVLDSNGDVLKATAAINGLAGSSSANQVAARVGIRHKF, translated from the coding sequence ATGAAAAAGTCGCTTCTCGCGCTCGTCGCGCTGGGCGCGTTCGCTGGCGCTGCCCATGCGCAAAGCAGCGTGACGCTTTACGGCATCATCGATGAAGGCCTGCTCTTCAACAACAACGCGGGCGGCAAGCACCTGTACAGCATGGCCAGCGGCGTGATGCAAGGCAGCCGCTTCGGCCTGCGCGGCACCGAAGACCTCGGTGGCGGCCTGAAGGCGATCTTCACCCTCGAAAACGGTTTCGACGTGAACAGCGGCAAGCTCGGTCAGGGCGGCCTCATGTTCGGTCGTCAGGCTTACGTCGGCCTGTCGAGCCAGTACGGTACGGTCACGCTGGGTCGTCAATACGACTCCGTCGTCGACTTCGTCGGCCCGCTCGAGGCAGGCGACCAGTGGGGTGGCTACATCGCCGCTCACCCGGGTGACCTCGACAACTTCAACAACGCGTATCGCGTGAACAACGCAGTCAAGTTCACGAGCCAGACCTACGGCGGCTTCTCGTTCGGCGGCTTGTACAGCTTCGGCGGCCAGGCAGGCCAGTTCTCGAAGAACCAGGTCTGGTCGCTCGGCGCAGGCTACAACAACGGCCCGCTGGTCTTGGGCGTCGGTTACTTGAACGCACGTACGCCGAACCAGTTCGGCGGCATGTTCAACAACGGCTCGGCGTCTTCGTCGGTCTCGTCGCCGATCTACGGCGCGTACGCGAACAACGCGAACACGTACCAGGTCATCGGTGCCGGCGGCGCCTACACGTTCGGCGCAGCGACGATCGGCGCGACGTACTCGAACACGAAGTTCAAGGGCTTCTCCGCAGGCCCGTTCGTGAACCAGACCGCGACGTTCAACAACGGCGAAATCAACTTCAAGTATCAGCTGACCCCGGCGCTGATTCTCGGCGCAGCGTACGACTACACGCAAGGCAGCAAGATCGACGGCAACTCGGCAGCCAAGTACCACCAGGGCTCGCTGGGCGTCGACTACTTCCTGTCGAAGCGTACGGACGTGTACGCAATCGGCGTGTACCAGCACGCATCGGGCAACGTGCTCGACTCGAACGGCGACGTCCTGAAGGCGACGGCAGCGATCAACGGTCTCGCAGGCTCGAGCTCGGCCAACCAGGTCGCAGCACGCGTCGGCATCCGTCACAAGTTCTAA
- the pcaF gene encoding 3-oxoadipyl-CoA thiolase, with protein MTDAYICDAIRTPIGRYGGALKDVRADDLGAVPLKAIIERNRDVDWTAIDDVIYGCANQAGEDNRNVARMSALLAGLPTDVPGTTLNRLCGSGMDAVGTAARAIKAGEARLMIAGGVESMTRAPFVMGKATSAFARQADIYDTTIGWRFVNPLMKQLHGVDSMPETAENVAVDYNISRADQDLFALRSQQKAARAQQDGTLADEIVAVTIAQKKGDPVVVSRDEHPRETSLEALAKLKGVVRPDGSVTAGNASGVNDGACALLLANAQAADEYGLRRRARVIGMATAGVAPRVMGIGPAPATQKLLRQLGMTIDQFDVIELNEAFASQGLAVLRMLGVADDDPRVNPNGGAIALGHPLGASGARLVTTALHQLERTGGRFALCTMCIGVGQGIALAIERV; from the coding sequence ATGACAGACGCCTATATCTGCGACGCGATTCGCACTCCCATCGGCCGCTACGGCGGCGCCCTGAAAGATGTCCGTGCTGACGACCTCGGTGCAGTGCCGCTCAAGGCGATCATCGAGCGCAACCGTGACGTCGACTGGACGGCGATCGACGACGTGATCTACGGCTGCGCGAACCAGGCCGGCGAAGACAACCGGAACGTCGCGCGCATGTCGGCGTTGCTCGCGGGCCTGCCGACCGACGTGCCCGGCACGACGCTAAACCGGTTGTGCGGCTCCGGGATGGACGCGGTCGGCACAGCCGCGCGCGCGATCAAGGCGGGCGAGGCGCGCCTGATGATCGCGGGCGGCGTCGAGAGCATGACGCGCGCGCCGTTCGTGATGGGCAAGGCCACGAGCGCGTTCGCGCGCCAGGCCGACATCTACGATACGACGATCGGCTGGCGCTTCGTCAATCCGCTGATGAAACAGCTGCACGGCGTCGATTCGATGCCGGAGACGGCCGAAAACGTTGCGGTCGACTACAACATCAGCCGTGCAGATCAGGACCTGTTCGCGCTGCGCAGCCAGCAGAAGGCCGCACGCGCGCAGCAGGACGGCACGCTCGCCGACGAAATCGTTGCTGTCACGATTGCCCAGAAGAAAGGCGATCCGGTGGTCGTCTCGCGCGACGAGCATCCGCGCGAGACATCGCTCGAAGCACTCGCGAAGCTGAAGGGCGTCGTGCGCCCGGACGGCTCGGTGACGGCCGGCAACGCCTCGGGCGTCAACGATGGTGCGTGCGCGCTACTGCTCGCCAATGCGCAAGCAGCCGACGAGTACGGCCTGCGCCGCCGCGCACGCGTCATCGGCATGGCGACAGCCGGCGTCGCGCCGCGCGTGATGGGCATCGGGCCCGCGCCGGCCACGCAAAAACTGCTGCGCCAGCTCGGCATGACCATCGACCAGTTCGACGTAATCGAGCTGAACGAGGCGTTCGCGTCCCAAGGTCTCGCGGTGCTGCGCATGCTCGGCGTCGCCGACGACGATCCACGCGTGAACCCGAACGGCGGTGCGATCGCACTGGGACACCCGCTCGGCGCATCGGGCGCCCGGCTCGTGACCACGGCGCTCCATCAACTCGAGCGTACGGGCGGCCGCTTTGCGCTCTGTACGATGTGCATCGGCGTCGGCCAGGGCATCGCACTCGCGATCGAACGCGTGTAA
- the paaN gene encoding phenylacetic acid degradation protein PaaN: MTHALFTKHEDTLKHALAAIESRGYWSPFAEMPSPKVYGESANADGEATFKSHLDKTFALDQPASGETVGAERSPYGISLGIRYPKSTPDELIAAAAAAQRSWREAGPSAWIGVSLEILSRLNRASFEIAYSVMHTTGQAFMMAFQAGGPHAQDRALEAVAYAWDELRRIPADAHWEKPQGKNPPLAMHKRYTIVPRGTGLVLGCCTFPTWNGYPGLFADLATGNTVIVKPHPGAILPLAITVRIARDVLREAGFDPNVVTLLATEPNDGALVQDLALRPEIKLIDFTGSTQNGTWLERHAHQAQVYTEKAGVNQIVIDSTDDLKAVAKNIAFSLSLYSGQMCTAPQNIYVPRDGIRTADGHASFDEVAQAIAIAVQKLTGDPARSVELIGAIQNEGVTARIDDARQLGRVLADSLTLQHPAFPDARVRTPLVLQLDVTDREKFTQEWFGPISFVIATDSTAQSLDLAGEIAAEHGALTLSVYSTDDAIVDAAHDAAVRGGVALSINLTGGVFVNQSAAFSDFHGTGANPAANAALADPAFVANRFRVVQSRVHVAPKAAPAGAGQPA; this comes from the coding sequence ATGACCCATGCACTGTTCACGAAGCACGAAGACACGCTGAAACACGCACTCGCCGCCATCGAGAGCCGCGGGTACTGGAGCCCGTTCGCCGAAATGCCGAGCCCCAAAGTGTACGGGGAAAGCGCGAACGCAGATGGCGAAGCCACGTTCAAGTCGCACCTCGACAAGACGTTCGCGCTCGACCAGCCGGCATCCGGAGAAACGGTCGGCGCAGAGCGGTCGCCGTACGGCATTTCACTGGGCATCCGGTATCCGAAGTCGACCCCTGACGAACTGATCGCCGCCGCTGCGGCAGCACAACGCTCGTGGCGCGAAGCCGGCCCGAGCGCCTGGATCGGCGTCAGCCTCGAAATCCTCTCGCGCCTGAATCGCGCCAGCTTCGAAATCGCTTACAGCGTGATGCACACCACGGGGCAGGCATTCATGATGGCGTTTCAGGCCGGCGGCCCACACGCACAAGATCGCGCGCTCGAAGCGGTCGCCTATGCATGGGACGAACTGCGCCGCATCCCGGCCGACGCGCACTGGGAAAAGCCTCAAGGCAAGAACCCGCCGCTCGCAATGCACAAGCGCTACACGATCGTCCCGCGTGGCACCGGGCTCGTGCTCGGCTGCTGCACGTTCCCGACCTGGAACGGCTACCCGGGCCTGTTCGCCGATCTCGCAACCGGCAACACCGTGATCGTCAAACCGCATCCGGGCGCGATCCTGCCGCTCGCCATCACCGTCCGGATCGCTCGCGACGTGCTGCGCGAAGCCGGTTTCGATCCGAACGTCGTCACGCTCCTCGCGACCGAACCCAACGACGGCGCGCTCGTCCAGGACCTCGCGCTGCGCCCCGAGATCAAGCTGATCGACTTCACCGGCAGCACGCAAAACGGCACGTGGCTCGAACGCCACGCCCACCAGGCACAGGTCTATACAGAGAAGGCTGGCGTCAACCAGATCGTGATCGACTCGACCGACGACCTGAAGGCCGTCGCCAAGAACATCGCGTTCTCGCTGTCGCTGTACTCCGGCCAGATGTGCACGGCACCGCAGAACATCTACGTGCCGCGCGACGGCATCCGGACGGCGGACGGCCATGCGAGCTTCGACGAGGTCGCACAGGCAATCGCCATTGCCGTGCAAAAACTTACCGGCGACCCGGCACGCTCGGTCGAACTCATCGGTGCAATCCAGAACGAAGGCGTGACGGCACGCATCGACGACGCCCGCCAGCTCGGCCGCGTGCTCGCCGACAGCCTGACCCTCCAGCACCCTGCGTTCCCTGACGCCCGCGTGCGCACGCCGCTCGTGCTGCAACTCGACGTGACCGATCGCGAGAAATTCACGCAGGAATGGTTCGGCCCGATCTCGTTCGTGATCGCGACCGACTCGACCGCGCAGTCGCTCGACCTCGCCGGGGAAATCGCAGCGGAACACGGCGCGCTGACCCTCTCCGTCTACAGCACCGACGATGCGATCGTCGACGCCGCCCACGACGCGGCGGTGCGCGGTGGCGTCGCGCTGTCGATCAACCTGACGGGCGGTGTGTTCGTGAATCAATCGGCAGCGTTCTCGGATTTCCATGGCACGGGCGCGAACCCGGCAGCCAACGCAGCGCTGGCCGACCCGGCGTTCGTCGCCAACCGGTTCCGCGTGGTGCAAAGCCGTGTCCATGTTGCCCCGAAGGCTGCTCCTGCGGGAGCCGGCCAACCGGCATAA
- a CDS encoding long-chain fatty acid--CoA ligase: protein MDKIWLKSYPPGVPAEIDASPYPSVPDLLDESFRQYRDRTAFVCMGKGITYGELDKLSRQFGAWLQSRGLARGARVAIMMPNVLQYPVAIAAILRAGYTVVNVNPLYTPRELEHQLKDSGAEAIVILENFASTLQAVIANTDVKHVVVASMGDLLGIKGWLVNYVVRNVKKMVPAWQLPSFTRFKAALAEGARQAFKAQKIGPDDVAFLQYTGGTTGVAKGATLLHRNIVSNVLQAGAWHHPAHEKFPEVKQFVTVVALPLYHVFALTVCGFLTMRTGGMGILIPNPRDIAGMIKELKGYQISTIPAVNTLYNALLNHPEFSQLDLSKLVIANGGGMAIQEGVAKRWYEKTHTAIIEGYGLSETSPVATCNPVTATEYSGTIGLPLPSTEVAIRDDAGNDVALGEPGEICIRGPQVMAGYWNRPDETAKVMFADGFFKTGDVGVMDARGYVKIVDRKKDMILVSGFNVYPNEVEDVVASHPGVFEVAAVGVPDEHSGEAVKLFVVKKDPALTDKDILAYCKERLTGYKRPKLVEFRTELPKTNVGKILRRELRDGRA, encoded by the coding sequence ATGGATAAAATTTGGCTGAAATCGTACCCACCCGGCGTTCCAGCCGAAATCGACGCGTCTCCTTATCCCTCCGTCCCCGACCTGCTCGACGAAAGCTTCCGGCAGTATCGTGACCGCACGGCATTCGTCTGCATGGGCAAGGGCATCACGTACGGCGAACTCGACAAGCTGTCGCGCCAGTTCGGCGCGTGGCTGCAATCGCGCGGGCTTGCGCGCGGGGCGCGTGTCGCGATCATGATGCCGAACGTGCTGCAGTACCCCGTGGCGATCGCCGCGATACTGCGCGCGGGCTACACCGTCGTCAACGTCAATCCGCTCTATACGCCGCGCGAGCTCGAGCATCAGCTGAAGGACAGCGGTGCGGAGGCGATCGTCATCCTCGAGAATTTCGCATCGACGCTGCAGGCCGTCATCGCGAATACGGACGTCAAGCACGTCGTCGTCGCATCGATGGGCGATCTGCTGGGCATCAAGGGATGGCTCGTCAACTACGTCGTGCGCAACGTGAAAAAGATGGTGCCTGCCTGGCAGCTGCCGTCGTTCACGCGCTTCAAGGCCGCACTGGCCGAAGGTGCGCGCCAGGCATTCAAGGCGCAGAAAATCGGCCCTGATGACGTCGCGTTCCTGCAATACACGGGCGGTACGACCGGCGTGGCGAAGGGGGCGACGCTACTGCACCGGAACATTGTGTCTAACGTGTTGCAGGCGGGCGCCTGGCATCATCCGGCTCACGAGAAGTTCCCGGAAGTGAAACAGTTCGTGACTGTTGTCGCGCTGCCGCTGTATCACGTGTTCGCGCTGACCGTTTGCGGGTTCCTGACGATGCGTACCGGTGGGATGGGCATCCTGATCCCGAATCCGCGCGACATCGCCGGCATGATCAAGGAACTGAAGGGCTACCAGATCTCGACGATCCCGGCGGTCAACACGCTGTACAACGCACTGCTGAACCACCCGGAATTCAGTCAGCTCGACCTGTCGAAGCTCGTGATCGCCAACGGCGGCGGCATGGCGATCCAGGAGGGCGTCGCGAAACGCTGGTATGAAAAGACCCACACCGCGATCATCGAAGGTTACGGGTTGTCCGAAACGTCGCCGGTGGCGACCTGCAACCCCGTGACCGCGACCGAGTACAGCGGGACGATCGGCTTGCCGCTGCCGTCGACCGAAGTGGCGATTCGCGACGACGCGGGCAACGACGTCGCGCTCGGCGAACCCGGCGAGATCTGCATACGCGGGCCGCAGGTGATGGCCGGCTACTGGAACCGGCCGGACGAAACCGCAAAGGTCATGTTCGCGGACGGCTTCTTCAAGACGGGTGACGTCGGCGTGATGGATGCGCGAGGTTACGTGAAGATCGTCGACCGGAAGAAGGACATGATCCTCGTGTCGGGCTTCAACGTGTACCCGAACGAAGTCGAGGACGTGGTGGCGTCGCATCCGGGCGTGTTCGAGGTGGCGGCGGTCGGTGTGCCCGACGAGCATTCCGGCGAAGCCGTGAAGCTGTTTGTCGTGAAGAAGGACCCGGCGCTCACCGACAAGGACATCCTTGCCTACTGCAAGGAGCGGCTCACCGGCTACAAGCGGCCGAAGCTGGTCGAGTTCCGCACGGAGCTGCCGAAAACGAACGTCGGCAAGATCCTGCGGCGCGAACTGCGCGACGGACGCGCGTAA
- a CDS encoding enoyl-CoA hydratase produces MAYENILVETRGRVGLVTLNRPKALNALNDALMDELGAALKAFDADDGIGAIVVTGSEKAFAAGADIGMMATYSYMDVYRGDYITRNWETVREIRKPIIAAVSGFALGGGCELAMMCDIVFAADTAKFGQPEIKLGVMPGAGGTQRLPRAVSKAKAMDMCLTARFMDAAEAERAGLVSRVLPAATLLDEALAAAATIAEFSLPAVMMVKESVNRAYETTLAEGVHFERRLFHSLFATEDQKEGMAAFVEKRKPVFKHR; encoded by the coding sequence ATGGCTTACGAGAACATCCTGGTGGAGACCCGGGGGCGTGTCGGGCTGGTTACGCTGAACCGTCCGAAGGCCCTGAATGCGCTGAATGATGCACTGATGGATGAACTGGGTGCCGCGCTGAAGGCGTTCGATGCGGACGACGGCATCGGTGCGATCGTCGTGACCGGGAGCGAGAAGGCGTTCGCGGCTGGTGCGGACATCGGCATGATGGCGACCTACTCCTATATGGATGTCTACCGGGGCGACTACATCACGCGCAACTGGGAGACGGTCCGCGAGATCCGCAAGCCGATCATTGCCGCGGTCTCGGGCTTTGCGCTGGGCGGTGGCTGCGAGCTGGCCATGATGTGCGACATCGTTTTCGCGGCGGACACGGCCAAGTTCGGCCAGCCGGAAATCAAGCTTGGCGTCATGCCGGGTGCGGGCGGCACGCAGCGCTTGCCGCGCGCGGTATCGAAAGCGAAGGCAATGGACATGTGCCTGACGGCCCGCTTCATGGATGCTGCCGAGGCGGAGCGCGCTGGGCTCGTGTCGCGCGTGCTGCCGGCCGCCACGCTGCTCGACGAGGCGCTTGCCGCCGCGGCGACGATCGCCGAGTTTTCGCTGCCGGCGGTCATGATGGTCAAGGAGTCGGTGAATCGTGCATACGAGACGACACTGGCCGAAGGCGTCCACTTCGAGCGTCGGCTGTTCCATTCGCTGTTTGCGACTGAAGACCAGAAGGAAGGGATGGCGGCATTCGTCGAAAAACGAAAGCCAGTGTTCAAGCATCGCTGA
- the coq7 gene encoding 2-polyprenyl-3-methyl-6-methoxy-1,4-benzoquinone monooxygenase: MVFDELISEFDRGLRSLTGISRMSRPVPAPAEAPAAELTPAERTHAAGLMRVNHVGEVCAQALYQAQKLTARTASAKAMFEEAAREEEDHLAWTAHRLKELDSRPSLLNPLWYAGSLAIGVAAGTLGDKVSLGFMAETERQVESHLEGHMSELPAADTASRAIVDQMRIDEVKHGKAAADAGGIELPLPARMLMRAASKVMTSTAYYL, translated from the coding sequence ATGGTGTTTGATGAACTGATCAGCGAATTCGATCGCGGCCTGCGATCGCTGACCGGCATTAGCCGGATGAGCCGGCCGGTGCCCGCGCCGGCAGAGGCGCCGGCCGCCGAGCTGACGCCTGCGGAGCGTACGCATGCCGCCGGGCTGATGCGCGTGAACCACGTCGGCGAGGTCTGCGCGCAGGCGCTGTATCAGGCGCAGAAACTCACGGCGCGTACGGCGTCGGCGAAGGCGATGTTCGAGGAAGCCGCCCGCGAGGAGGAAGATCATCTCGCGTGGACCGCGCATCGCTTGAAAGAGCTCGACTCGCGCCCGAGCCTGCTGAACCCGCTGTGGTATGCGGGTTCGCTCGCGATCGGCGTGGCGGCCGGCACGCTCGGCGACAAGGTCAGCCTCGGCTTCATGGCCGAGACCGAACGGCAGGTCGAAAGCCATCTCGAAGGCCACATGTCCGAACTGCCCGCGGCCGATACCGCGTCGCGTGCGATCGTCGACCAGATGCGTATCGACGAGGTGAAGCACGGCAAGGCCGCGGCCGACGCAGGCGGGATCGAGCTGCCGCTGCCCGCGCGAATGCTGATGCGCGCCGCATCGAAAGTCATGACGAGCACTGCATACTATCTGTGA
- the rsmH gene encoding 16S rRNA (cytosine(1402)-N(4))-methyltransferase RsmH, giving the protein MGNELQHRTVLLDEAVESLVTRPDGIYVDGTFGRGGHSRAVLARLAPGGRLIAFDKDPRAIETAQGIEDARFSIVHDSFASMRDALAARGVEKVSGVLLDLGVSSPQVDDPARGFSFRADGPLDMRMDPTRGESAAEWLARASVQELTEVIRDYGEERFAFQIAKALVARRAESDRLGPLDTTGELAQIVGHVVKTREKGKDPATRTFQAIRIHVNQELADLQVVLDAALSLLEQGGRLVVISFHSLEDRIVKRFMQAHASAPAVDRRLPIRAVDLPSPPLKIISRQFPSEAEVAANPRARSAVMRIAERVTP; this is encoded by the coding sequence ATGGGAAACGAATTGCAGCATCGGACCGTGTTGTTGGACGAAGCGGTCGAATCGCTCGTGACGCGACCGGACGGCATTTATGTCGACGGTACGTTCGGCCGCGGCGGCCATAGCCGCGCGGTGCTCGCGCGGCTGGCGCCGGGCGGGCGGCTGATCGCGTTCGACAAGGATCCGAGGGCGATCGAGACGGCGCAGGGCATCGAGGATGCGCGCTTCTCGATCGTGCATGACAGCTTTGCATCGATGCGCGACGCGCTTGCGGCGCGTGGCGTCGAGAAGGTGTCGGGTGTGTTGCTCGACCTGGGCGTGTCCTCGCCGCAGGTGGACGATCCGGCGCGCGGCTTCAGCTTCCGCGCCGATGGTCCGCTGGACATGCGGATGGATCCGACGCGCGGCGAGTCGGCGGCGGAATGGCTTGCACGGGCTTCGGTGCAGGAATTGACGGAGGTGATACGGGATTATGGGGAAGAACGGTTTGCTTTTCAGATTGCAAAGGCGCTTGTTGCTCGCCGGGCAGAGTCCGACCGTCTTGGGCCTCTCGACACCACGGGCGAGCTTGCCCAAATCGTGGGTCACGTCGTCAAAACCCGTGAGAAGGGCAAGGATCCGGCAACCCGCACCTTTCAGGCTATACGGATTCACGTCAATCAAGAGCTTGCGGACCTGCAAGTCGTACTAGACGCGGCACTGTCGTTGCTGGAGCAAGGGGGGCGGCTGGTGGTCATCAGCTTTCATTCACTCGAGGACCGGATCGTCAAGCGATTCATGCAGGCGCACGCGAGTGCGCCTGCGGTCGATCGTCGCCTGCCGATCCGCGCCGTCGACCTCCCGAGCCCGCCGCTCAAGATCATCAGCCGCCAGTTTCCGAGTGAAGCGGAAGTCGCTGCGAATCCGCGCGCCCGCTCGGCCGTGATGCGCATTGCGGAGCGCGTCACGCCATGA
- a CDS encoding molybdopterin-containing oxidoreductase family protein yields MNAAIQVARAVCPHDCPDTCAMRVTVENGKAIKVTGDPDHPPTQGVLCTKVSRYADRVHHPDRLTVPLKRVGAKGEGHLVPISWDEAFDEIGRRLGEIAAREPEAIVPYSYAGTMGLVQGEGIAQRFFHKLGASRLERTICAAAGAAGLRYTYGGSLGMHLEHFEESELILIWGANPIASSLHFWTRAQEAKRRGARLVAIDPYRSLTAEKCHQHIALKPGTDGAFALGMMHVLITEDLLDHDYIASHTLGFDALKERAMSYPPERVAQICGIDAFELIDLARRYGATRKASIRLNYGMQRVRGGGNAVRAIASLPALTGAWRDRAGGLLLSSSESAPVNQAALLRPDLMPGWPHKLPRIINMNAIGDALLHPGDATFGPKVEAVIVYNSNPVAVAPDSSKVAAGFARDDLFTVVLEHFKTDTVDFADIVLPATTQLEHLDIHKSYGHTYVMANLPSIPPVGEARPNTEIFRGIARSMGLDEPALYHSDEEVARAALRWDDPVLASDWDTLKRAGWLKLKLPEAPFANGGFRTPSGKCEFYSPRLEQMGVDPVPDYLPPFESAEAAPELAARYPLAMISPPARHFLNSTFVNVDSLRHTEGEPHLDIHPSDADVRGIAEGDVVRIFNDRGSMQAVARVTDRARAGLVVGLSIWWKKLSPDGRNANEVTSQALTDLGNSATFYDCLVEVERI; encoded by the coding sequence ATGAACGCCGCCATTCAGGTAGCTCGGGCCGTTTGCCCGCATGATTGCCCAGACACGTGCGCAATGCGTGTGACCGTCGAAAATGGCAAGGCGATCAAGGTCACGGGCGATCCCGACCATCCGCCGACACAAGGCGTGTTGTGCACGAAAGTCAGCCGATACGCTGATCGCGTTCATCACCCTGACCGCCTCACCGTCCCGCTCAAGCGCGTCGGTGCGAAAGGGGAAGGGCATTTAGTACCGATCAGCTGGGACGAGGCGTTCGATGAGATCGGCCGTCGCCTCGGTGAAATTGCGGCGCGCGAACCGGAAGCGATCGTGCCGTACAGCTATGCGGGGACGATGGGCCTCGTGCAGGGGGAGGGCATCGCCCAGCGATTCTTCCACAAGCTCGGTGCCTCGCGACTCGAGCGCACGATCTGCGCGGCGGCTGGTGCAGCGGGATTGCGTTACACCTATGGCGGCAGCCTCGGCATGCACCTCGAGCATTTCGAGGAAAGCGAGCTGATCCTGATTTGGGGAGCAAACCCGATCGCATCGAGCCTGCACTTCTGGACGCGTGCGCAGGAAGCGAAGCGCCGAGGCGCACGTCTTGTCGCCATCGATCCGTACCGTTCGCTGACAGCGGAGAAATGTCATCAGCACATCGCGTTGAAACCCGGTACCGACGGCGCATTCGCACTCGGCATGATGCACGTGCTGATTACCGAAGACCTGCTTGATCACGATTACATCGCCAGCCATACGCTCGGCTTCGACGCGCTCAAGGAGCGGGCGATGTCCTATCCGCCGGAACGCGTTGCGCAGATCTGCGGCATCGACGCGTTCGAGCTGATCGACCTTGCGCGTCGTTACGGCGCCACCCGTAAGGCATCGATCCGCCTCAACTATGGCATGCAGCGTGTTCGCGGCGGTGGTAATGCCGTACGCGCGATCGCAAGCCTGCCGGCGCTGACGGGCGCCTGGCGGGATCGTGCAGGCGGGCTTTTGCTCTCGTCCTCGGAATCCGCGCCGGTCAACCAGGCTGCGCTGCTGCGCCCTGATTTGATGCCGGGCTGGCCGCACAAGCTGCCGCGCATCATCAACATGAACGCGATCGGCGACGCGCTGCTGCACCCGGGCGATGCAACCTTCGGGCCGAAGGTGGAGGCGGTGATCGTGTACAACTCGAACCCGGTGGCTGTCGCGCCGGATTCATCGAAGGTCGCGGCTGGGTTCGCGCGTGACGATCTGTTCACGGTCGTTCTTGAACATTTCAAGACAGATACCGTCGATTTCGCCGACATTGTGTTGCCGGCCACCACGCAGCTCGAGCATCTGGACATCCACAAATCGTACGGTCACACCTACGTGATGGCGAACCTGCCGTCGATTCCGCCGGTGGGAGAGGCGCGGCCGAATACGGAAATCTTCCGCGGCATCGCGCGCAGCATGGGGCTCGACGAACCGGCGCTGTATCACAGCGACGAAGAGGTCGCGCGTGCGGCGCTCCGCTGGGACGATCCGGTGCTCGCCAGCGATTGGGACACGCTGAAGCGCGCCGGCTGGCTGAAGCTCAAGCTGCCGGAGGCGCCGTTCGCGAACGGTGGTTTTCGTACGCCGTCTGGCAAGTGTGAGTTTTACAGCCCGCGACTCGAGCAGATGGGCGTGGATCCCGTGCCCGATTACCTGCCGCCGTTCGAGTCGGCCGAGGCCGCACCCGAGCTCGCCGCGCGCTATCCGCTCGCGATGATCTCGCCCCCGGCTCGCCACTTCCTCAACAGTACGTTCGTGAACGTCGACAGCCTGCGTCATACCGAAGGCGAGCCGCATCTCGACATCCACCCGTCCGACGCCGATGTGCGCGGTATCGCCGAAGGTGACGTCGTTCGCATCTTCAACGACCGCGGATCGATGCAGGCGGTCGCGAGAGTTACCGATCGCGCACGCGCAGGGCTCGTCGTCGGGCTGTCGATCTGGTGGAAGAAGCTATCGCCGGACGGCAGAAACGCGAACGAAGTGACGAGCCAGGCGCTCACCGATCTTGGCAATTCGGCGACGTTCTACGATTGTCTTGTGGAAGTTGAGCGCATTTGA